From Oreochromis niloticus isolate F11D_XX linkage group LG14, O_niloticus_UMD_NMBU, whole genome shotgun sequence, one genomic window encodes:
- the LOC109204968 gene encoding olfactory receptor 2AT4-like gives MSLQNASIKLTHFIIGGFDTVKRPVAVGVGMLITYLLAVTGSLVNIIFIISDKQLHKPMYLLICNLAVVDILYTSSSTPTMIGVLLAGVNTISYVECLIQMCVYQLGATMELFSLTIMAFDRLIAIIYPLQYHSYLTNTRIMVLTYILWIVGSGFVAVLPATVTPLPHCSLRLKYTFCDYAAVIRTTCVDPEKYFNLGAILSFFVLFFTFIFICLSYCVILFFVKLSSNNDRKKMGSTLVSHLICVICLYCPMFVIGILTRFGVVLTLEERQGLIIGIILGPTLVNPLVYCLRTKEIKNKIVKIFRKVNTVG, from the coding sequence ATGTCTTTACAGAATGCTTCAATCAAACTAACACATTTTATTATAGGTGGGTTTGACACAGTCAAAAGGCCAGTGGCAGTTGGTGTGGGTATGTTGATAACATATTTACTAGCTGTTACTGGCAGTTTGGTCAATATCATCTTCATTATTTCTGACAAGCAGTTACATAAACCAATGTATCTTCTGATTTGCAATCTTGCTGTTGTTGACATACTGTATACCTCTAGCTCCACTCCAACAATGATCGGGGTTCTACTTGCTGGTGTTAATACCATATCATATGTGGAGTGCTTAATTCAAATGTGTGTTTACCAGTTGGGAGCAACAATGgagttgttttctttaacaaTTATGGCATTTGATCGATTAATAGCTATAATTTATCCTCTTCAGTACCATAGTTATTTAACAAATACACGTATAATGGTACTTACATACATTCTGTGGATTGTTGGTAGTGGTTTTGTGGCTGTTTTACCTGCAACAGTTACACCTCTTCCTCACTGCAGCTTAAGGCTTAAGTACACTTTCTGTGACTATGCTGCAGTAATACGAACCACTTGTGTTGACCCAGAGAAATATTTCAATCTAGGTGCCATTCTAtcattttttgtgttatttttcacattcattttcatttgtctttcatattgtgtgatcttgttttttgtgaaattatcatcaaataatgacagaaagaaaatgGGAAGCACTCTTGTGAGTCACCTGATTTGTGTAATATGTTTATACTGTCCTATGTTTGTCATTGGTATCTTGACCAGATTTGGTGTGGTATTAACTCTTGAAGAACGGCAGGGTTTAATAATTGGGATCATCCTCGGTCCAACTCTTGTAAATCCTTTAGTGTATTGCCTCAGGacaaaggaaattaaaaataaaatcgtTAAGATATTTAGAAAGGTTAACACAGTTGGTTAG